The Amphiura filiformis chromosome 12, Afil_fr2py, whole genome shotgun sequence genome includes a region encoding these proteins:
- the LOC140166958 gene encoding uncharacterized protein: MDLLKAKQSASEQRGLLLNTKKTKVMIVDTGRNDTDANFSLEGDVIEEVESFEFLGSIINTKSDCTQEIKRRLAIARGVVSNLTKLWKSKLPPSLKVRLLKSTAFAVASYGSESWTMKLSDRKRLDSFELWCYRRILRIPWTAKTNEWVLQELGVQKTLRADIISRKLSYVGHITRHHCLQKTIVQGMVEGKRKRGRPAASWLDDIKIITGLSITEATRAAADRI; this comes from the coding sequence ATGGATCTATTGAAAGCAAAACAATCGGCAAGTGAGCAGAGGGGACTGCtcttgaacacaaagaagacgaaAGTCATGATTGTAGACACAGGACGAAATGATACAGATGCAAACTTTTCCTTAGAGGGTGATGTCATTGAAGAGGTGGAAAGCTTTGAATTTCTGGGTTCCATCATTAACACCAAAAGTGACTGCACCCAGGAGATAAAACGAAGATTGGCAATAGCTAGAGGTGTAGTCTCAAACCTGACCAAACTGTGGAAAAGTAAACTTCCTCCATCCCTCAAGGTTCGTTTGCTAAAATCAACAGCATTTGCTGTGGCATCATATGGATCTGAATCCTGGACGATGAAATTATCGGACAGGAAGAGACTGGATTCTTTTGAGCTGTGGTGCTATCGACGAATCCTGAGGATTCCATGGACTGCGAAAACAAATGAGTGGGTTCTTCAAGAGCTTGGAGTTCAGAAGACCTTGCGAGCCGATATCATTTCTAGAAAGTTATCTTACGTTGGCCACATCACCAGACATCACTGCCTTCAGAAAACAATTGTCCAAGGAATGGTTGAGGGAAAACGCAAGAGAGGCAGACCTGCAGCGAGCTGGCTTGACGACATCAAAATTATCACAGGCCTGAGCATCACTGAGGCTACCAGGGCTGCCGCTGACCGCATTTGA